The Euphorbia lathyris chromosome 8, ddEupLath1.1, whole genome shotgun sequence genome has a window encoding:
- the LOC136202653 gene encoding uncharacterized protein, translating to MGGVLATHEDTDVTGNIPQGMPILKSEAKEAAEVIVAEPEQVENQIQGVLTRKRKKDKGKSATGTEGEKVCVGDDTVGASDGSKRACTDDGAELSVEMMDRVGDHPEMMKRMDTKIAKFREYVMGLSVHSDMATSDLARAMARVAKVPREVHRMDGVSKMNLGVETLSVLGVAIQNANTVFDMCVNDENLFRDMEQGLRNTVKELEAANGKLATAGELLERREGEIAVLTEQLKVETGGRVELSKRLAHDAEELRSYKVLLKVAILWTRRVKEKVNERARRAVALSDENERLKQELEVARKEASDLRAFAGQREEKLIKMDRMMLIAAAHSTGYEVPPEVIFSPNVYDKAAQAKAVEFCGCFKKK from the exons ATGGGCGGGGTGCTTGCTACGCACGAGGATACTGATGTGACTGGTAACATACCGCAAGGTATGCCCATTCTAAAAAGTGAGGCGAAGGAAGCTGCGGAGGTGATAGTTGCTGAACCGGAACAGGTCGAGAACCAGATTCAGGGAGTGCTTACCCGGAAGCGTAAGAAAGATAAAGGTAAGTCAGCTACTGGAACTGAAGGCGAGAAAGTATGTGTTGGCGATGATACTGTTGGGGCAAGTGACGGCTCTAAGCGAGCGTGTACTGACGATGGGGCTGAGCTCTCAGTAGAGATGATGGATCGGGTAGGTGATCACCCAGAGATGATGAAAAGAATGGATACCAAGATTGCCAAGTTTCGGGAATACGTGATGGGGTTGTCGGTGCACTCGGACATGGCAACGTCGGACCTTGCACGGGCGATGGCTCGTGTTGCTAAGGTGCCCAGAGAAGTTCACCGAATGGATGGTGTGTCCAAAATGAACCTCGGTGTGGAAACTTTATCGGTGCTCGGTGTG GCCATTCAAAATGCTAACACGGTATTTGACATGTGTGTGAATGATGAGAATTTGTTTCGGGATATGGAGCAAGGTTTGCGGAATACTGTGAAGGAGCTAGAAGCGGCGAATGGGAAGTTAGCCACCGCCGGAGAGTTGTTGGAGCGCCGTGAGGGCGAGATCGCAGTGCTGACCGAGCAGCTTAAAGTGGAGACAGGAGGCCGAGTGGAGCTATCGAAGAGGTTGGCACATGATGCTGAGGAGCTCCGTTCTTACAAGGTTTTGCTTAAGGTGGCCATCTTATGGACCCGCCGAGTGAAGGAGAAGGTCAATGAGAGAGCTAGGCGAGCAGTTGCGTTGTCCGATGAGAATGAGAGACTTAAGCAAGAACTTGAGGTGGCTCGGAAAGAGGCTAGCGATTTGCGTGCCTTCGCGGGACAGCGCGAGGAgaagctgatcaaaatggatcgAATGATGCTTATTGCTGCTGCTCATTCTACCGGGTATGAGGTTCCTCCGGAGGTCATATTCTCTCCGAATGTGTATGATAAAGCTGCCCAGGCGAAAGCCGTAGAGTTTTGTGGCTGTTTTAAGAAGAAATAG